Proteins encoded by one window of Acuticoccus sp. MNP-M23:
- a CDS encoding mechanosensitive ion channel family protein — protein MEPITILVREMTRLGRNAIELLPEVAAAFAVILLTWLMAKLVHRAVQSATRRARLRQSLQELFTLLASILTWVVGLTTAAVVLFPTLTPASALAGVGLGSVAIGFAFKDVFENFFAGIMILFRASMRIGDFVDSNGHEGCVERITIRETYVRRTDGQLVILPNAMVFKNPLTVITDQEQRRTTFICGVAYGEDVDASRDVIAKAVKACSTVITEGRPVQIFAQEFASSSINFEVTWWTGSKPVDVRTSRDEVVAAVKRALDDAGIEIPFPYRTMTFKEPLRIAREDGADEG, from the coding sequence ATGGAACCCATCACGATCCTGGTTCGCGAGATGACGCGGCTGGGGCGCAACGCCATTGAGCTGTTGCCCGAAGTTGCCGCAGCCTTTGCGGTGATCCTCCTCACCTGGCTTATGGCCAAGCTGGTCCACAGGGCGGTCCAGTCGGCCACACGGCGGGCGCGTTTGCGCCAGTCGCTCCAGGAGCTGTTCACGCTCCTTGCCTCCATTCTGACCTGGGTTGTGGGCCTCACCACCGCAGCGGTGGTGCTGTTTCCCACCCTTACACCGGCGTCTGCGCTGGCCGGCGTCGGCCTTGGCTCGGTCGCTATCGGTTTTGCGTTCAAGGACGTGTTCGAGAATTTCTTTGCCGGGATCATGATCCTGTTTCGCGCGTCCATGCGGATCGGAGATTTTGTCGACAGCAACGGGCACGAGGGGTGCGTCGAGCGCATCACCATCCGCGAGACCTATGTGCGGCGGACTGACGGCCAGCTCGTCATCCTGCCCAATGCGATGGTGTTCAAGAACCCGCTGACCGTGATCACCGACCAGGAACAGCGCCGCACCACTTTCATCTGCGGCGTCGCCTATGGCGAGGACGTGGACGCCTCGCGCGACGTGATTGCCAAGGCGGTGAAGGCCTGCAGCACGGTGATCACCGAGGGCCGCCCGGTGCAGATCTTCGCGCAGGAATTTGCCAGTTCGTCGATCAACTTCGAGGTGACGTGGTGGACCGGCTCCAAGCCGGTCGACGTGCGCACCTCGCGCGATGAGGTGGTTGCCGCGGTCAAGCGCGCGCTGGACGATGCGGGCATCGAGATCCCGTTCCCCTACCGCACGATGACCTTCAAGGAGCCGCTGCGGATCGCGCGCGAGGATGGCGCCGACGAAGGCTAG
- a CDS encoding DUF805 domain-containing protein: MAGARQPTLLWALLGLDGRVSREVFWLGNFGCGFIGVALLMPSLDPDTGALVLAPTSPVVFAALLWTEVALAVKRLHDRNLTGWYAAAFGIPVLGLAAFFVIGLLPGDRGANKYGPATNTRGPV; the protein is encoded by the coding sequence ATGGCCGGAGCGCGCCAGCCGACATTATTGTGGGCCCTTCTGGGCCTCGACGGACGTGTCAGCCGGGAGGTGTTCTGGCTGGGCAATTTCGGCTGCGGCTTTATCGGCGTCGCGCTCCTGATGCCATCCCTCGACCCGGACACCGGGGCCCTGGTTCTGGCGCCGACCTCGCCGGTCGTGTTTGCGGCCCTGTTGTGGACCGAGGTGGCGTTGGCGGTGAAACGCCTGCACGACCGCAACCTGACCGGCTGGTACGCCGCGGCGTTCGGCATCCCTGTTCTGGGCCTTGCTGCCTTCTTCGTCATCGGGCTTCTGCCCGGCGACCGGGGCGCCAACAAGTACGGGCCTGCCACCAACACACGCGGACCGGTTTGA
- a CDS encoding pyrimidine 5'-nucleotidase: MTHATPLPSEAPQENPRDLSAFAHVDTWIFDLDNTLYPSHTDLFAQVDQRMGDFVAKLLDMERSAAHLLQKDYYKRYGTTLRGLMVEHGINPDGFLEFVHDIDHSKVLPDPRLGAALEALPGRRFIMTNGTTAHSNAITGRLGLDAHFEDVFDIVAADLIPKPAAETYTRFWDKHGIDPARSAMFEDLSRNLVVPAEHGMRTVLIVPEGTREVFREDWELEGREAPHVEYVTDDLAGFLERLPGALAPAAPD; the protein is encoded by the coding sequence ATGACGCACGCAACGCCGCTGCCGTCCGAGGCGCCGCAGGAGAACCCGCGCGACCTCAGCGCCTTCGCCCATGTCGACACATGGATCTTCGACCTCGACAACACGCTCTACCCTTCGCACACGGACCTGTTTGCCCAGGTCGACCAGCGGATGGGCGACTTTGTGGCAAAGCTTCTCGACATGGAGCGCAGCGCCGCCCACCTTTTGCAGAAGGACTATTACAAGCGCTACGGCACCACGCTGCGCGGCCTGATGGTGGAGCACGGGATCAACCCGGACGGTTTCCTCGAGTTCGTCCACGACATCGACCACTCGAAGGTGCTGCCCGACCCTCGCCTCGGCGCGGCGCTGGAGGCGCTCCCGGGCCGCCGCTTCATCATGACCAACGGCACCACTGCCCACTCCAACGCCATCACCGGACGCCTTGGCCTGGACGCCCACTTCGAGGACGTGTTCGACATTGTCGCAGCAGACCTCATCCCCAAGCCAGCGGCGGAAACCTACACGCGGTTCTGGGACAAGCACGGGATCGACCCCGCCCGCTCGGCCATGTTCGAAGATCTTTCGCGCAACCTTGTGGTGCCGGCTGAACACGGGATGCGTACGGTGCTGATCGTGCCGGAGGGAACGCGCGAGGTTTTCCGCGAGGACTGGGAGCTTGAGGGACGCGAGGCCCCGCACGTCGAATATGTGACGGACGATCTTGCCGGCTTTCTGGAGCGTCTTCCGGGCGCCCTCGCGCCCGCCGCGCCGGATTGA
- the dapD gene encoding 2,3,4,5-tetrahydropyridine-2,6-dicarboxylate N-succinyltransferase, producing MQINSAERERLEATIDAAFEERSTVTARTTGRVRDAVDKALGLLDRGVLRVAEPDGAGGWKINEWLKKAVLLSFRLTPMETIEGAAGNASWWDKVPSKFAGWSALDFEQAGFRAVPGSIVRRSAFIAPGVVLMPSFVNLGAYVDEGTMVDTWATIGSCAQIGKNCHISGGAGIGGVLEPLQAAPVIIEDNCFIGARSEVAEGVRVGTGSVLSMGVFLGASTKVIDRATGETFMGEVPPYSVVVPGNIATKSGGGHDLSLAAAIIVKRVDERTRSKTSINELLRD from the coding sequence ATGCAAATAAATTCCGCCGAGCGCGAGCGCCTGGAAGCCACCATTGATGCCGCGTTCGAAGAGCGCAGCACCGTGACAGCCCGCACCACCGGCCGCGTGCGCGATGCCGTGGACAAGGCCCTCGGCCTTCTGGACCGCGGCGTCCTGCGCGTTGCCGAGCCTGACGGTGCCGGCGGCTGGAAGATCAACGAGTGGCTCAAGAAAGCCGTCCTCCTCTCGTTCCGCCTCACCCCGATGGAAACCATCGAAGGCGCCGCCGGCAACGCAAGCTGGTGGGACAAGGTGCCTTCCAAGTTTGCCGGCTGGTCGGCGCTTGATTTCGAGCAGGCCGGCTTCCGCGCCGTTCCGGGCTCGATCGTGCGCCGCTCGGCCTTCATCGCGCCCGGTGTGGTGCTGATGCCCTCTTTCGTGAACCTCGGCGCCTACGTCGACGAAGGCACCATGGTCGATACGTGGGCGACCATCGGCTCCTGCGCACAGATCGGCAAGAACTGCCACATCTCGGGCGGTGCCGGCATTGGCGGCGTGCTTGAGCCGCTGCAGGCCGCGCCCGTCATCATCGAGGACAACTGCTTCATCGGCGCCCGGTCCGAAGTGGCCGAAGGCGTCCGCGTCGGCACCGGCTCGGTGCTCTCCATGGGTGTGTTCCTCGGCGCCTCGACCAAGGTGATCGACCGCGCCACCGGCGAGACCTTCATGGGCGAGGTGCCGCCCTACTCCGTGGTGGTGCCGGGCAACATCGCCACCAAGTCCGGCGGCGGGCACGACCTTTCCCTCGCCGCTGCCATCATCGTGAAGCGGGTGGACGAGCGCACGCGCTCGAAGACGTCGATCAACGAGCTGCTTCGAGACTGA
- the dapE gene encoding succinyl-diaminopimelate desuccinylase produces MSRTPSATVDPVALAKDLIRVNSVTPAGPACFDIVETVLAGAGFTVERVFFDEDGSGPVENLFATAGDGNRHLAFAGHVDVVPPGPAEAWTHDPFGAATDGDTLYGRGAQDMKGGVAAMIAAAVSWRAEGGPGRISFLITGDEEGPALSGTRPLMAWCAERTSFDAAIVGEPTSREVLGDTIKIGRRGSLSATITIKGKQGHVAYQHNAENPIAHAVAIGAALMAPLDEGSAAFAPTNLEITSMDVGNTAFNVIPGEAALRFNVRFNDHWTADTLKAELGGRIERAAPGAKMSIAWQPGISDCFLTRDDALIEAVTSAVATVTGVTPEATTGGGTSDARFIKNYCPVIEFGAVGSTMHQVDERTSVAELETLTKAYGAIIASVLAP; encoded by the coding sequence ATGAGCCGCACGCCAAGCGCCACCGTCGACCCTGTCGCCCTCGCCAAAGACCTCATCCGCGTCAACTCGGTGACGCCGGCCGGCCCGGCCTGTTTCGACATTGTCGAGACCGTGCTCGCTGGTGCGGGCTTCACCGTGGAACGCGTGTTCTTCGACGAGGACGGCAGCGGCCCCGTCGAGAACCTCTTTGCCACCGCTGGCGACGGCAACCGCCATCTCGCCTTTGCCGGCCACGTCGATGTCGTCCCCCCCGGCCCCGCCGAGGCCTGGACCCACGACCCTTTCGGCGCCGCCACCGACGGCGACACGCTTTATGGCCGCGGCGCGCAGGACATGAAGGGCGGCGTCGCCGCAATGATCGCGGCCGCCGTGTCCTGGCGCGCCGAGGGCGGACCGGGTCGCATCTCGTTCCTCATCACCGGAGACGAGGAAGGCCCGGCCCTCAGCGGCACCCGGCCGCTGATGGCATGGTGCGCCGAACGCACCAGTTTCGATGCCGCCATTGTCGGCGAGCCCACCTCGCGCGAGGTTCTGGGCGACACCATCAAGATCGGCCGGCGCGGGTCCCTCTCCGCCACCATCACAATCAAGGGCAAGCAGGGCCACGTCGCCTACCAGCACAACGCGGAAAACCCCATCGCGCACGCCGTTGCCATCGGCGCTGCGCTGATGGCGCCGCTTGATGAAGGGAGCGCAGCGTTCGCCCCCACCAACCTTGAAATCACCTCGATGGATGTGGGCAACACGGCATTCAACGTCATTCCCGGTGAGGCGGCTCTGCGCTTCAACGTGCGCTTCAACGACCACTGGACCGCCGACACGCTGAAAGCCGAGCTTGGCGGCAGGATCGAGCGCGCCGCCCCCGGCGCCAAAATGAGCATCGCCTGGCAACCCGGCATCAGCGACTGTTTCCTCACCCGCGATGACGCCCTGATCGAAGCGGTGACCAGCGCCGTTGCAACCGTCACCGGCGTAACCCCCGAGGCGACGACGGGCGGCGGCACCTCGGACGCACGCTTCATCAAGAATTATTGCCCGGTGATCGAATTCGGGGCTGTGGGATCGACCATGCATCAGGTGGACGAGCGCACGTCCGTCGCCGAGCTGGAAACGCTCACCAAAGCCTACGGGGCAATCATCGCCAGCGTTCTGGCCCCATGA